TGGTGCCGGAAAGTGCAGAGCTAAGCGGCAGCCTGACCATTGATGGTGCCGATATGACCCATGTGCCAGAGGATATCTGGCAAACCATTCGTGCGCGCCGTGCGGCGATGATATTTCAGGAACCGATGTCGGCGCTTAACCCCCTGCGCCGCGTCGGCGATACGGTGGCCGAACCCATGCGGGTGCATCTGGGGCTTGGCAAAGCGCAAGCGCGCGCGCGTGTTGTTGAGCTTTTCGAGGAAGTTGGCATTCCCGATCCCGCCGCACGTCTCAGGATGTTTCCCCACGAGCTGTCCGGTGGCCAGCGGCAACGTGTGTTGATTGCGCTGGCGCTGGCCTGTGACCCGGAGCTGTTGATTGCCGATGAACCCACCACCGCGCTGGACGCCAATGTCGCGCTCAAGATCACCGATCTGTTGGTGCATCTCAGCCAGTCGCGCAACATGGCGCTGGTGTTTATCAGTCACGACCTTGCCGCCGTGGCCCGCGCCACCACCGAGATTGCGGTGATGTATGGGGGGGACATTGTTGAACGGGGAAAAACCGATGAGGTGCTCAGCAATCCGGTGCATCCCTATACCCGTGGGTTGCTGGCCGCCCGCCCTGATCCGCGCGCCGTTCCGCGTGATGCGGAAGGCCGACGTCGTCGCTTGCCAACCATTCCCGGCACGGTGCCGCAGCTCAGGGAACTGCCGCAAGGTTGCCGTTTTGCCGGGCGTTGCGCGCTGGAGCGCAGCGAATGCGCCACCGTCAAACCCATGCCTGTGGGCCCCCGTGCAGTGACCTGTCATGTGGTGGCGGAGGAAAGCCCATGACCCTGTTACAGGCACAGGGGCTGACCCGCCGTTACAAGCTACCCCGCACCACGGTGTTTGGGGCCGCCCCGGTATTGACGGCGGTTGCAGATGTCAGTTTTGACATCACTGCCGGGCAGACCCTTGGGGTGGTGGGCGAAAGCGGCTCTGGCAAATCCACCCTCGCGAAGATGGCGATGGCGTTTGAGGCGCCGGACGCGGGCCAGATCCTGTTTGAAGGGCAGGATATTCACGCCCTTGGCTCTACGGATTTGCGCCGCCTGAGGCCTGATTTCCAGATGATCTTTCAAGACCCGTTCAGTTCGCTTGATCCCCGCCGCAAGGTGGGCTGGTCCATTGCGGAACCATTGCGTGCCATGGGGCAAACCGCGCCGGACCGCGTGGCCGAGGCCTTTGAACAGGTTGGGTTACACCCGGCGGACGGCGATAAATATCCGCATGAGTTTTCCGGCGGCCAGCGCCAGCGCATCGCCATTGCCCGCGCCATCATCACCCGCCCCAAGCTGCTGATCGCGGATGAGGCGGTTTCCGCGCTGGATGTTTCGGTACAGGCGCAAATCCTTAATCTGCTGATGGATTTGCAGGATACATTGGGCCTTGGCATCCTGTTTATCAGCCATGATCTGGCTGTTGTTGCCTCGATCTGCGATACGCTGTTGGTAATGCAGCACGGGCAGGCACTGGAGTACGGGGCCGCCTCTGATATTCTGAACAACCCAACCCACGCCTATACCCGTTCCCTTCTGACCGCTGCCGGAGACATGCTTTGACCCGTTTTGTTCACCTGACCGACCTTCACATTTCACACCCTGATGCAAATGACCCCAAGGACCGGGGGACCAGCCGCGACGCCTTGAAGCGCGTGGTGGGGATCATCAACGCAATGGACCCGCAGCCGGAATTTGTTATCGCCAGCGGTGATCTGACAAATTTGGGGGACACGGCCAGCTATGGTTTGGTGCGCGATCTGTTGACCCCGTTAAAGGCACCGCTGGTGATGGCGATGGGCAACCATGATCGACGGGACGGGTTTCGTGCGGTGTTTGGTGGTGATGAAGGGGACGCTCCCTATTTCCACGATAAGGTGCTGGGCGGGCTGCATGTGATCACGCTGGACACGAAGGTGCCTGAACGGGTGGCAGGGGCAATTTGTGATGCGCAATTCAGCTTTCTGAACGAGGCCTTGCAGCGCCATAGCGACCTGCCCAAGCTGATCGTTATGCACCACCCTCCCCGGGTGGATGACAGCGGGCTGCCTTGGGGCACGATTGATCTGGCCTCAACGGAACGTTTGGCCGGGGCGCTGAAGGGGCATCAAATTGCCGGCATCCTGTCCGGCCATATCCACATCAATCAGATCCACCATTGGCATGGCATCCCGATCTGCATCAATTCTGGTCTGGACTACACCATCGACCTTCTGGAGCGCCGCGATTTGCGTTTGCTGGAAGGCACAACCATGGCGATCTGTGAACATCGCACCTCTGGCCTGACGGTCAGCTTTGTCCCGCTAAGCCCTGCCCAAGAGGATCTGGGCACCATCGACCGTGCC
This DNA window, taken from Sulfitobacter pacificus, encodes the following:
- a CDS encoding ABC transporter ATP-binding protein; translation: MFEMDHMTVRFPKGEALRAASMRIAPGDRMGIVGESGSGKSLLAACLMGMVPESAELSGSLTIDGADMTHVPEDIWQTIRARRAAMIFQEPMSALNPLRRVGDTVAEPMRVHLGLGKAQARARVVELFEEVGIPDPAARLRMFPHELSGGQRQRVLIALALACDPELLIADEPTTALDANVALKITDLLVHLSQSRNMALVFISHDLAAVARATTEIAVMYGGDIVERGKTDEVLSNPVHPYTRGLLAARPDPRAVPRDAEGRRRRLPTIPGTVPQLRELPQGCRFAGRCALERSECATVKPMPVGPRAVTCHVVAEESP
- a CDS encoding ATP-binding cassette domain-containing protein, yielding MTLLQAQGLTRRYKLPRTTVFGAAPVLTAVADVSFDITAGQTLGVVGESGSGKSTLAKMAMAFEAPDAGQILFEGQDIHALGSTDLRRLRPDFQMIFQDPFSSLDPRRKVGWSIAEPLRAMGQTAPDRVAEAFEQVGLHPADGDKYPHEFSGGQRQRIAIARAIITRPKLLIADEAVSALDVSVQAQILNLLMDLQDTLGLGILFISHDLAVVASICDTLLVMQHGQALEYGAASDILNNPTHAYTRSLLTAAGDML
- a CDS encoding metallophosphoesterase family protein, translating into MTRFVHLTDLHISHPDANDPKDRGTSRDALKRVVGIINAMDPQPEFVIASGDLTNLGDTASYGLVRDLLTPLKAPLVMAMGNHDRRDGFRAVFGGDEGDAPYFHDKVLGGLHVITLDTKVPERVAGAICDAQFSFLNEALQRHSDLPKLIVMHHPPRVDDSGLPWGTIDLASTERLAGALKGHQIAGILSGHIHINQIHHWHGIPICINSGLDYTIDLLERRDLRLLEGTTMAICEHRTSGLTVSFVPLSPAQEDLGTIDRARLLAFT